The segment TGATGGTACAACTGGACAAAACGGTATTAATCAAGCGCAAGAATTTATGAAAATTGTTTCTTTGACTGGCATTATTTTAACAAAAATGGATGGTACTGCTAAAGGTGGTATTATTCTTGCTATTAAGGAAGAATTAGATATTCCTGTTAAATTAATGGGTTTTGGTGAAGGTATTAATGACTTGGAAGAGTTTGATTTAGATAAGTATATTTTTAGTTTAACAAGTGATTTGTTTGTGGAGTATGAAAATGAATAGTTTAGAAAAACAAGTTTTATATTATAGTTTATTTGCTTTTTATAATACATTATTAACAGCAAAACAAAAACAATATTTTACAAATTACTTTATTGAGAATTTATCTTTACAAGAAATCGCTGATTTACAAAAAGTATCACGAACGGCTGTTCATGATAGTCTACAAAAAGTTATTATTTTATTAAATAAATATGAAAGTAAGTTGCATCTTTATGAAAAATATAAACAACGACAAGTAATATATGAAAAATATACGGAAAAGTATAATTTTATTAAAGTTTTACAAGAAATTGATAAAATAGAATAAAGC is part of the Spiroplasma endosymbiont of Lasioglossum villosulum genome and harbors:
- the ylxM gene encoding YlxM family DNA-binding protein; the encoded protein is MNSLEKQVLYYSLFAFYNTLLTAKQKQYFTNYFIENLSLQEIADLQKVSRTAVHDSLQKVIILLNKYESKLHLYEKYKQRQVIYEKYTEKYNFIKVLQEIDKIE